AATGAAAATAGGCATTGTGGGGAATTACGGCAATGATAATAATGGTGATGAATCAATATTATACGGCATTCTTCAACAAGTAAAACAAACATTTTCGGTAACGAGTGACGACATTACCGTTTTTAGTAATAACACACAACAAACATCCGCGCGTTATGGGGTACATAGCTATCCATTGTATTATAAAAAGGGCAACTTATATAAAACGTTTATCCATACGTATAAAAATAACAAACAATATGTAGCAAACTTTGACCTCCTCATTATTGGTGGTGGTGGTATTTTAATGGATTTTTATAAGCGTGAGGCCCATCTTTATGGAACATATGCAATGATGGCAAAACAAAATAATATTCCCTACATTATTTACGGATGTGGTGCAGGACCACTAGATACATTTTCAGGAAAAATTAGTATCCGTGTTATGTGTCGTTATGCAGCAAATATCTCTGTGCGTGATCCTCAGTCTAAAAAACTTTTACAAAGTATTGGGGTCAAAAAACCGATAGAAGTCATTGGTGACCCTGCATTTACGTTAAAAGGGGATCGCAAAGATTACGCTGAAAAGCCAATAAAAATTGGTGTTTCAGCCGTTCCGTACTATAATGCAAACTATTGGCCAGAAGGAAATGTAGCAAAATACGATGCATATGTAACAGGTATGGCGAAAAATTTAGATCAAGTCATTTCTGAGCAAAACGTTCACATTACATTTTTTGCAACAAAGTTTCCGCAAGATGTTACCGTGACAAAAGATATTCAGAAAAAAATGCAACATCGTGCTCATACAGAAATAATTGAGGAAAATCTTGTGCCTGAACGTTTACTTGAAGTAACAGGCGAGCAAGATATTATAATTGGTACGCGTTTACACTCGCTAATATTGGCGACCAATTCAGAGACTCCCATTATTGCTGTATCCTATCATACAAAGGTGCAAGATTTTATGTCCTTTGTCGGCGCATCAGATCGATGCTTACAGATGCAGGATATAGAAGATGATGAGAAAGCTCTTTCTAAATTAGTTGGCAAACTAAGTAGCAATTGGGAACAGTCAATTGCAGAGACGAAACAAATTGCTACACATATTCA
This DNA window, taken from Lysinibacillus sp. FSL M8-0337, encodes the following:
- a CDS encoding polysaccharide pyruvyl transferase family protein codes for the protein MKIGIVGNYGNDNNGDESILYGILQQVKQTFSVTSDDITVFSNNTQQTSARYGVHSYPLYYKKGNLYKTFIHTYKNNKQYVANFDLLIIGGGGILMDFYKREAHLYGTYAMMAKQNNIPYIIYGCGAGPLDTFSGKISIRVMCRYAANISVRDPQSKKLLQSIGVKKPIEVIGDPAFTLKGDRKDYAEKPIKIGVSAVPYYNANYWPEGNVAKYDAYVTGMAKNLDQVISEQNVHITFFATKFPQDVTVTKDIQKKMQHRAHTEIIEENLVPERLLEVTGEQDIIIGTRLHSLILATNSETPIIAVSYHTKVQDFMSFVGASDRCLQMQDIEDDEKALSKLVGKLSSNWEQSIAETKQIATHIHKEAMYGQELMKKAVTRL